Part of the Pedobacter sp. MC2016-14 genome is shown below.
TACTTGTTCCATTTGGAATTTTTCTTTTGGAGGCGAAAATTAGAGAAACCTTTAGCTTCGTGCAAGCGCAATAGAACCGAATACTGTTAAAATTTGTTAAATTTTATTGTAGCCCCAATAGATGACATATAGCCATACCAGGCCTTTGAGCAGGAAGAACAGAAATCCCCATATTCCTAAGCGTTTTACCCATTTGATTAGGGCAAGCTTTTTATCGGATGGTTGTTCTGTAGAGGGTTCCATGGAGTTATAACGTTATGTCTTCAAATTTATTGAATTTTGCTAACAAATAATAATCTGAAACTATTAAACTCCAGTATTGTTTTAAGGGTACATCAAAAAACAAATGCCATGGAAAATAATGAAAATACAATTCCCGAAAACGAGGAATTTGAAAATGCTGACGTTGATCCAGGGTTTGACCCACATACAGGCCATGTGATACATGGACGCGAGGATAAACGTGAAACCAATATTGACAGCAATAAGAGCATTAGTGAAATGAGGAATGATAATGCAGAAAAGCCACTAGATGACTTAGGGGAGCCGGCTGAAGGTAATGATGCTTTAAATTATAAGAATGACCGGGATAACGGTACTTATAATCCTAAAAATATTTAAATATCCTGCCCTTCACTATAATTATCTGCGTAAAGCTCTTACTAAAAAGCCCGAAATCAATATATTTATATAATATTGCGCTTTGTAGTATAATCAAACATGGGTAATTATAGTGAATTTTCCGATCTTCAACTCGTAGATTTATTAAAATCCGGGGATCGTGATGCTTTTGCTGAAATCTATAACCGCTACAAATTTTTACTCCACCATCACGCATGGAATAAAATCCGTAATAAGGAGGAAACACAAGACCTTGTACAAGAAGTTTTTTCTATGATTTGGGCCAAACGCGAAACCATTAACATCGGTAGTAATTTATCAGGTTATCTGTATACCTGCATAAACAACCAGTTTCTTAATAGTGTTGCTCATAAAATAGTCCGGGATAAATACATTGATTCTATAGTCAAATTCAGCCAGACAGCACCTGTTATTACAGATCACAGGGTTCGTGAAAATATGTTGCAGGCTTTAATAGATAAGGAGATTGCAAATTTGCCCGACAGGATGCGGGAAGTATTTGAACTGAGCCGTAAAAAACACTTGAGCAACAAAGAAATAGCCGAAATAATGGGTACGTCCGAACTTACAGTGAAAAAGCAAATGGGCTACGCTTTAAAAATTCTTCGGAAGAAATTAGGCCTGGTACTTTTTCTGGCTTCTTATGTCGTTCTCCATCATCATCCATAAAAATTAGATTTTTATTTACTACCGCAGCAGCAGCTTCTTGTCTTACACTCATACGCATCGGTGATGCTAACAACTGTAACCAGAAACTAAGTAAATAAATTGAAAAAAGAACTTGTCAGGGTAGAACATCTATCGCATCGCTACAGTAATGACTGGGCCATTCGCGATATTAATTTCGCAATAGAAGAAAAAGGCATATTGGGTTTGTTAGGTTCCAATGGTGCCGGGAAATCCACCACCATGAATATCCTTTGTGGGGTACTCAGCCAAACAGAAGGAAAAGTCTACATCGACGGAATTGACCTGAGGGCAGAGCCTGAAGCTGCGAAAAGCCTGATAGGTTTTTTGCCCCAGCATGCGCCCTTGCACCTGGATTTAACTGTAGATGAATACCTGATTTTTTGTGCCTTTATCAGGAACATTCCAAAAAATAAAGTAAAATCTGCGGTTACAGAAGCTAAAGAGAAATGCGGCATCAGTCATTTTAGTAAAAGACTAATCCAGAACCTTTCAGGAGGTTACCGCCAGCGCGTGGGCATTGCACAAGCCATTATCCATAATCCCAAACTGGTAGTTTTAGACGAGCCTACAAATGGGCTTGATCCCAATCAAATTCTGGAAGTTCGTAAGTTGATTAAGGAGATTGCAGAAGAAAGATCGGTGATCTTTTCTACACATATGCTGTCAGAAGTTCAGTCCACTTGCAAAGACATCAAAATGATTGAAGGAGGCAGGATGGTATTCTCCGATTCAATGGAGGCGTTTAACAACTATATCCTGCCTGATTCTATGCTCGTTGCTATGAATATGCCTCCCGCGTTAGCTGAACTAGCAAACCTGCCGGGGATCACGATGGCAGAGCAGCTAAGCGATGTAAGTTTTCGGTTGAGGTTTGCTGCTTCTTCAACAATTTCTGCCGATATCATTAAGCACAGTGTACAGCAAAACTGGCAACTGACGGAAATTACACTGGAAAGAAGTTCCCTCGACGAGATTTTTGCACAGCTTTCTAACAAATCATTACACAACACATCACATGACCAGAATATTAAAAATAGCTAAATTAGAGCTTAACTCCTTGTTTTATTCGCCTGTAGCATGGCTGGCGTTGGCCATATTTATGGTTCAAAGTGGCATGAGTTTCCTCTCCATGTTTGGAAGCTTTCAGGAAGCACTTTCTATGGGGATACCTGTAAGTAAACTTACATTTTCACTTTTTCCGGGTTTAAATGGCTTGTTTGATACGGTACAGCAAAACTTATACTTATACATTCCCTTGCTTACCATGGGGTTGATGAGCCGCGAAATTAGCAGTGGTTCCATCAAATTGCTCTTGTCTTCGCCAGTAAAAATAAAGGAAATCATTATCGGCAAATACCTGGCTATGGTTGTATATGGTTTGTTGATGGTAGCGGTTTTACTTATTTATTCGATAGCCGGAGTCCTGATCATTAAAGACCCCGATGTTAAATTGATCATCTCTGGCTTAATTGGCTTGTTTCTGCTCATTTGCACTTATGCAGCCATCGGACTGTTTATGTCTAGTTTAACTTCTTACCAGGTTGTTGCGGCAATTAGTACACTTGCCGTCTTTGCGGCACTGCGCTTTATCGGATCTGTGGGACAGGGGATAGATTTTGTTCGCGACCTTACTTATTTTCTATCTATATCTGGAAGGGCCGATGACATGATTAAAGGCTTAATCAGCACTAAGGATGTACTTTATTTTTTAATCATTATTGTACTCTTCCTCTCCTTGTGCATTATGCGCTTAAAAAATGACAGGGAATCTAAATCTGTAAAGGCTCAGCTAATTGGTTACACACTGTTGATTTTTAGTTCTTTATTGGTTGGTTATGCCAGTGCAAGACCAGGTTATATTGCTTATGCAGACATGACGGCTACAAAATCCAGAACGCTGACTAAAAACAGCCAGCAGATTGCTTCAACGATTAAAGGCCCTTTAGAAATTACAACCTATGTTAACCTGTTAGATCAGAACGTGTATTTTGGTCTGCCTCAATCCAGGAATTATGATCTGGAAAAGTTTGAGCAGTTTCAGCGTTTTATTCCTCAGTTAAAAATGAAGTATGTTTATTATTATGATATCACAGACTTGAAGAATAACCAAAATATGTCTTATCAGGGTGATTTAACTGGTTTGAGTACAAAACAGATTGCAGAGAAGGTGGCAGACAATATGGGTTTAGATCTTGACATGTTTATGTCTCCGGTACAGATCAAAAAAATCATTGATCTAGAGGCTGAAAATAATGCTTTGGTACGTGTACTCAAGTACAAAGGCAAAACCAGCCGGTTGCGATTTTACGAGGGGATTGATCAGTTTCCATCAGAAACCGAAATAGCTGCGGCCATTAAACGCTTAACTGTTCCTGCTCCAAAAGTTGCTTTTGCCATTGGAAACAATGAGCGTAGTATAGCTAAAACAGGCGACCGTAATTATCAGATGATGAGTAGCATGAAAAGGGGAAGGAATGCACTCATTAATCAGGGCTTTGATGTAATGACGGTTGATTTAAGGTCTGAGCCGTTACCCAAAGACCTGGGCCTGATTGTACTTGCAGATCCTACAACACCTTTGGATGCGAATGCGCAAAAAGAAATTCAGGCTTATATTAATCGGGGCGGAAATATGCTGATTACCGGGGAACCTGGTCGCCAGGAGATTTTAAATCCGATATTACAGCAATTTGGCGTAGCTATGAAAGCTGGAATGTTGCTGAACCCAAGTAAGGATGATAGTCCGGATTTAATTTATGGCAGTTATATAGAGGGCGGTAAGATAGCGATGCCGGGAGCCGCTGCCTTAAGCTGGCAGAAGGGCTCGCCTTATAAAATAGAACCCATAGTGTGGAGTTCTACAGCCGGTTGGAACAAGGTTAGACAAGTGGATTTTAATACTACAGAACCTAAATTCAATGCGGAAGAGGGCGATGAGCAGGGGCGCTTTGCGACGGCGATTGCAGTTAGCAGGCAAATTAATGGCAGGGAGCAACGCATAGTGGTTGTGGGAGATGCAGATTTTATGGGCAATGCAGAATTACAGCATCCACGTGGCATGAACGAGCGAATGGTCAGCAAATTATTCAATTGGTTTAGTTATGGTGCTTACCCGGTGGATACGCGTAGGCTTGCTACTACAGACGATAAGATTTTGTTGAGCCGCAGGCAACTTGCCACCTTGAAAACAGTATTACTTGTCGTTATTCCGGGACTGATTTTGTTGCTCGGTGCAGTTATTCTGATTAAAAGAAAAAGAAATTAATTTTTATCTACTACCAATGCATTGGCTATCTTGTCTTACTATTAACAGCAGGGCGAAATGAATACAAAAGATATAGAAAATATTCTTGATAAGTATAAAGCGGGAGTGGCATCTGAAGAAGAAGTTGCGCTGCTGCAAGACTGGTCTATGAGCTATGAAGCGCCTGGTACAGCTGATTTATCTATGGATGAACGCATTCGGGAAACCGATAAGATCTGGGCGCATCTTGAGCTGGATAATTTGCAGGATAAAAGCCTCAGGCTTTGGCCCCGGATTGCGGTTGCGGCTTCTTTGTTCCTTATATTTTCAGTGGCGGTTTATCTACTGTTGTCAAAACCTGTTCAGCAGGGAGATTTTATTAGTGCTAAAAACGATATTGCCCCGGGTAAAAATACGGCAGTACTTACTTTGGCAAATGGAAAAAAGATTTTGCTTAACGATGCTTTAAATGGCCAACTGGCCAATGAAGCGGGTGTTACTATTAGTAAGGCAAAAAATGGGCAGCTGGTGTATCATATTACAGCTGAAGAATCGGGAAATACAGGACAGTTTAATACATTGGAAACCAGGAATGGGGAACAATATCAGGTAGTATTGCCAGACGGCTCTCATATTTGGTTAAATGCAGCCTCTTCTTTACGGTACCCAACGGTTTTTTCAAAGAAAGAACGGTTCGTTGAGTTGAAAGGTGAAGGATATTTTGAAATTGCCAAATCGTATACCTCGGTTCAAAAAGGGATTCGTAAGCCATTTATTGTAGCAACCAAAGGCCAGCAAGTTGAGGTATTGGGTACGCATTTTAACATTAATGCCTATGATGATGAGCCAATCAGCAGAACAACGCTGATGGAAGGCAGCGTGCAGGTATCGTCCTTAAATGAGGGCCGGCCCAATTCTCCTGCACGCTTAAAACCAGGTGAACAAGCTGTATTGGTAGGCAATCAGCTTAATATACGTAAAGCGAATGTAGAAGAGGCAATGGCCTGGAAAAACGGACAGTTCATTTTTGAAAAGGAAAATATTGAATCTATTATGCGGAAAATTACACGTTGGTATAACGTGGAGGTGAGCTATAGTGGAGAATTGCCTGCAGAGACCTTTAGTGGTGTGGTAAATAGGTTTGAGAATGTATCTCAGGTACTTCGTTTATTGTCCTTAACCAATAGGGTAAACTTTAAAATTGAGGGAAGGAGGATCATCGTGACTAAATAGATACGTTGTAAGCGATTGATCCAAATCAAAAAAGGGCCAGAAGTGATTGCAACACAACTGACCCAATAGACTGGATCAAGTATATAAAATTGGAGATTCTAT
Proteins encoded:
- a CDS encoding FecR family protein: MNTKDIENILDKYKAGVASEEEVALLQDWSMSYEAPGTADLSMDERIRETDKIWAHLELDNLQDKSLRLWPRIAVAASLFLIFSVAVYLLLSKPVQQGDFISAKNDIAPGKNTAVLTLANGKKILLNDALNGQLANEAGVTISKAKNGQLVYHITAEESGNTGQFNTLETRNGEQYQVVLPDGSHIWLNAASSLRYPTVFSKKERFVELKGEGYFEIAKSYTSVQKGIRKPFIVATKGQQVEVLGTHFNINAYDDEPISRTTLMEGSVQVSSLNEGRPNSPARLKPGEQAVLVGNQLNIRKANVEEAMAWKNGQFIFEKENIESIMRKITRWYNVEVSYSGELPAETFSGVVNRFENVSQVLRLLSLTNRVNFKIEGRRIIVTK
- a CDS encoding RNA polymerase sigma factor, coding for MGNYSEFSDLQLVDLLKSGDRDAFAEIYNRYKFLLHHHAWNKIRNKEETQDLVQEVFSMIWAKRETINIGSNLSGYLYTCINNQFLNSVAHKIVRDKYIDSIVKFSQTAPVITDHRVRENMLQALIDKEIANLPDRMREVFELSRKKHLSNKEIAEIMGTSELTVKKQMGYALKILRKKLGLVLFLASYVVLHHHP
- a CDS encoding ABC transporter ATP-binding protein, whose translation is MKKELVRVEHLSHRYSNDWAIRDINFAIEEKGILGLLGSNGAGKSTTMNILCGVLSQTEGKVYIDGIDLRAEPEAAKSLIGFLPQHAPLHLDLTVDEYLIFCAFIRNIPKNKVKSAVTEAKEKCGISHFSKRLIQNLSGGYRQRVGIAQAIIHNPKLVVLDEPTNGLDPNQILEVRKLIKEIAEERSVIFSTHMLSEVQSTCKDIKMIEGGRMVFSDSMEAFNNYILPDSMLVAMNMPPALAELANLPGITMAEQLSDVSFRLRFAASSTISADIIKHSVQQNWQLTEITLERSSLDEIFAQLSNKSLHNTSHDQNIKNS
- a CDS encoding Gldg family protein, translated to MTRILKIAKLELNSLFYSPVAWLALAIFMVQSGMSFLSMFGSFQEALSMGIPVSKLTFSLFPGLNGLFDTVQQNLYLYIPLLTMGLMSREISSGSIKLLLSSPVKIKEIIIGKYLAMVVYGLLMVAVLLIYSIAGVLIIKDPDVKLIISGLIGLFLLICTYAAIGLFMSSLTSYQVVAAISTLAVFAALRFIGSVGQGIDFVRDLTYFLSISGRADDMIKGLISTKDVLYFLIIIVLFLSLCIMRLKNDRESKSVKAQLIGYTLLIFSSLLVGYASARPGYIAYADMTATKSRTLTKNSQQIASTIKGPLEITTYVNLLDQNVYFGLPQSRNYDLEKFEQFQRFIPQLKMKYVYYYDITDLKNNQNMSYQGDLTGLSTKQIAEKVADNMGLDLDMFMSPVQIKKIIDLEAENNALVRVLKYKGKTSRLRFYEGIDQFPSETEIAAAIKRLTVPAPKVAFAIGNNERSIAKTGDRNYQMMSSMKRGRNALINQGFDVMTVDLRSEPLPKDLGLIVLADPTTPLDANAQKEIQAYINRGGNMLITGEPGRQEILNPILQQFGVAMKAGMLLNPSKDDSPDLIYGSYIEGGKIAMPGAAALSWQKGSPYKIEPIVWSSTAGWNKVRQVDFNTTEPKFNAEEGDEQGRFATAIAVSRQINGREQRIVVVGDADFMGNAELQHPRGMNERMVSKLFNWFSYGAYPVDTRRLATTDDKILLSRRQLATLKTVLLVVIPGLILLLGAVILIKRKRN
- a CDS encoding alanyl-tRNA synthetase; this encodes MEPSTEQPSDKKLALIKWVKRLGIWGFLFFLLKGLVWLYVIYWGYNKI